The Elusimicrobiota bacterium genome includes the window GTCTTATAGCTTAAACTTGCAATATTCCCCGCAGCAAGCTGCGGGGTTACCGAATATTACTTCTCCCCTGGCGGGTAAGTCTTTGGACCGAGCCTGCCCTTCGATTTCACTCAGGGTGGTGAGCATAGTCGAACCACGAGCGAGGAAGAAGGTGAGGATGAGGGGGTTAAAATAACTTTCACCCTCATCTCAATCCTCTCCCGTCAAGGGAGAGGACGAAAGAACGATACATTTGATACCGCCTCCGCCGCGGCGGACTGGGCGGAGGTTCATTAAGAAAGGAAAAATAAATTATGGTAAAAGTATTTATAATAGCTGAAGCAGGAATAAATCATAACGGCAGTCTTAAATTAGCAAAGAAAATGGTAGATGCCGCTGTCTATGCAAGGGCTGATGCAGTAAAGTTCCAGACTTTCAAGTCGGAACAAGCTATAAGCAAGAACGCTCCGAAAGCGGAATATCAGAAACAAACCACCGACCCGGCAGAATCGCAGCTTGAAATGGCAAAAAAGCTTGAATTAAAACCTGAAGAGTTCAGAGTGCTCTCGGATTACTGCGAGAAAAAAGGTATTTTATTTCTGTCAACCCCTTTTGATTTTGAAAGCATAGATCTGCTTAACGATATAGGATTGAAGATATTCAAGATACCTTCCGGAGAAATTACGAACCTCCTTTACCTGCAGAAGATCGGCCGCCTAAAGAAAAGGATAATTCTCTCAACCGGAATGGCAAATATTAATGAGATAAAATCTGCGATCAATGTCCTTGTTAATGAAGGTACGGCAAGGGAGAGGATAACAGTCTTGCACTGCAATACTGCATATCCGACCCCTTTTGAGGATGTTAACTTATATGCGATGAAAACGATCCGTGATAAACTTAAAATCGCTGTGGGCTATTCGGATCATACCATCGGGATCGAGATCCCGATCGCAGCGGTGGCGCTCGGCGCGGTTGTTATAGAGAAGCATTTCACGCTGGACAAGACCATGCCCGGCCCTGACCAGAGGGTTTCTCTTGAACCGGAAGAGCTCAAAGCGATGGTAAACGCGATCAGGAACATAGAGGTTTCCCTCGGTAACGCCAGAAAAACACCCTCCCCTTCCGAATTGAAGAATATTGCTATAGTGAGAAGGAGCCTCGTAGCATCAAAGGAGATCAAAAAGGGAGAATTGTTTTCAAAAGATAATGTTACTGCAAAAAGGCCCGGTACAGGTATAAACCCCATGAAATTTTATAAGATCGTAGGTAAAAAAGCGAAAAATAATTTTAAGGAGGATGAATTAATAACTATATGAAAAGGAAAATATGCGTTATCACTGGCTCAAGAGCAGAATATGGTCTTTTAAAACCGTTATTAATGAAACTGAAGACCGATAGATCTTTCGAACTGCAATTAGTTGTAACCGGTATGCACTTATCTCCGGAATTCGGATATACCGTTCAGGATATTTTTAATGACAATTTTAAAATATCGGAACAGATAGAGATGCTTTTGTCTACAGATTCCTCGGCAGGCATGGGTAAATCAATCGGCGTAGGTATTATCGGGTTTGTGGATTGCTACAAGAGGCTGCAACCAGATCTGATTCTTGTAGTTGGAGACAGATTTGAAATATTCGCGGCTGTTATTGCTGCTTCTGCAATGAATATCCCTATAGTGCATTTTTCAGGCGGAGATATAACAGAAGGGTCAATAGACAACCAAATCAGGCATGCAATTACAAAGCTAAGCCATATTCATTTTGTCGGCATAACAACCTCCGCACAACGCGTAAAACAGATGGGAGAAGAGCCTTGGCGGGTGCATGTTGTCGGCGAGTTTTGCTTGGATAATATTAAAAGCCATTATAAAATGTCTAGAAGCAAAATTGAAAAAGAGCTGGGCCTTGATCTATCTATTAGGCCGCTTATACTTGTTACTTATCATCCTGTAACCTTGCGGCCCGAGCAAACACGTATTCAAATTAAAAATCTTCTTGAAGTTCTAGGGCTATATAAAGATTCAGCAATAATATTTACCTATCCGAATGCAGATTCGGGCGGGCGATTGATCATATCGGAAATAAATAAGTTTTTATCAGCCCATCCAAATGCCAAAGCATTCAAATCTGTTGGAACAAAATTGTACCTTAATCTTCTTTCCTGTGCGGACTTATGTGTAGGTAATTCTTCAAGCGGCTTGGTAGAGGCTCCCAGCTTCAAGCTCCCTGTAGTAAATATAGGCGACAGGCAGAAAGGAAGGCTTTTGCCAAAAAACGTAATATGCACCAATGGAGAAAAACAATCTATTCATGAGGGTATCAAAAAGGGATTAAGCATAGGATTTAAAAAAAGCCTTGTCGGCATGAAAAATCCGTATGACAAGGGAGGGGCTTTAAAAAATGTTTTAAAAGTATTGCATAATCTCAAAACTACACCGGAACTTCTCAATAAAAAATTTATAGAGGCAGGAAATAAATGAGAAAATCAGTAAAGAAAGTGATGTTTATAGCCCCGCCAGTGACACGCCCGTCAGATTTCTCGTCCAAAGTGTCCCGGGTAAGTGCTTTCTTCCCTTTAGGGATTGCTTATATAGCGGCATATCTTGAAAAAAATGGAAAATACGATATAAATATTCTGGATGCATTGATGGAAGGGTTTACAAAAGAAGGAGTATCCATAAATAATGGAAGTGAGTTAAGATACGGTTTGTCTGATAAGGAAATTGCGGAGCATATTAGAAGAGTATCTCCCGACGTTGTCGGGGTATCATGCCTTTTTGCCGCTATAGAAAAAGACACGATTAATGTTTGCAGGATAGTAAAAGAAATAGATCCGGACATTACTACAGTTGTTGGAGGGGCGCACGCAGGCGCTAATGCCGTAAAATTAATAGAGCAAAATCCATCCATAGATTTTGTGATTCAGGGGGAGGCTGAAGTAACTTTTAGAGAACTTGTTTCTAAAATAGAAAACGGGAATGCTTTTTCAGAATTGGATGGAATTGCTTATAGAGAAAATAATACTACCCGCCTGATTCCAAAGACAAGATATATTGAAGACCTAGATTCTCTGCCTTTTCCCGCACGGCATATGTTTGATATGAACAAATATTTTGAGAAAGCCTCTGCGCATTCGAGCTTCGTATTATCGCCTTATACGCAGGTTATAACTTCAAGAGGATGCCCGTTCAAATGCACTTTTTGCGCTCTGGGCAATCATTGGGGCAGCAAACAAAGGATGAGAGGCGCTAAAAATGTTTTGGACGAGATAGAATTTCTCGTTAATACATATCATATTAAAGAACTTCAATTTGAGGATGATAACCTCACTGCCGACAAGAAAAGGGCATTGGAAATATTCGGCGGAATTATTGAAAGAAAGTTAGACATCATATGGGTTGTTCCGAGCGGCATGGCGGTTGCATCTCTTGACGAAGAATTGCTTGTCAAAATGAAAGCTTCACATTGTTACTCTGTTACTCTGGCTATTGAGAGCGGCAGTCAATGGGTACTTTCAAAATTAATAAGGAAACCGGTAAACCTTAAAAAAGTGCCGGACCTTGTAAAAACGGTAAGAAGAGTAGGTCTGGAAGTAAAGGGATTCTTTATTATCGGTTATCCGGACGAAACAAAAGAAACGGTACGTGAGACCATTCAATATGCTAAAAAGCTTGAATTGGAT containing:
- the neuC gene encoding UDP-N-acetylglucosamine 2-epimerase, coding for MKRKICVITGSRAEYGLLKPLLMKLKTDRSFELQLVVTGMHLSPEFGYTVQDIFNDNFKISEQIEMLLSTDSSAGMGKSIGVGIIGFVDCYKRLQPDLILVVGDRFEIFAAVIAASAMNIPIVHFSGGDITEGSIDNQIRHAITKLSHIHFVGITTSAQRVKQMGEEPWRVHVVGEFCLDNIKSHYKMSRSKIEKELGLDLSIRPLILVTYHPVTLRPEQTRIQIKNLLEVLGLYKDSAIIFTYPNADSGGRLIISEINKFLSAHPNAKAFKSVGTKLYLNLLSCADLCVGNSSSGLVEAPSFKLPVVNIGDRQKGRLLPKNVICTNGEKQSIHEGIKKGLSIGFKKSLVGMKNPYDKGGALKNVLKVLHNLKTTPELLNKKFIEAGNK
- the neuB gene encoding N-acetylneuraminate synthase, with translation MVKVFIIAEAGINHNGSLKLAKKMVDAAVYARADAVKFQTFKSEQAISKNAPKAEYQKQTTDPAESQLEMAKKLELKPEEFRVLSDYCEKKGILFLSTPFDFESIDLLNDIGLKIFKIPSGEITNLLYLQKIGRLKKRIILSTGMANINEIKSAINVLVNEGTARERITVLHCNTAYPTPFEDVNLYAMKTIRDKLKIAVGYSDHTIGIEIPIAAVALGAVVIEKHFTLDKTMPGPDQRVSLEPEELKAMVNAIRNIEVSLGNARKTPSPSELKNIAIVRRSLVASKEIKKGELFSKDNVTAKRPGTGINPMKFYKIVGKKAKNNFKEDELITI
- a CDS encoding cobalamin-dependent protein (Presence of a B(12) (cobalamin)-binding domain implies dependence on cobalamin itself, in one of its several forms, or in some unusual lineages, dependence on a cobalamin-like analog.); this encodes MRKSVKKVMFIAPPVTRPSDFSSKVSRVSAFFPLGIAYIAAYLEKNGKYDINILDALMEGFTKEGVSINNGSELRYGLSDKEIAEHIRRVSPDVVGVSCLFAAIEKDTINVCRIVKEIDPDITTVVGGAHAGANAVKLIEQNPSIDFVIQGEAEVTFRELVSKIENGNAFSELDGIAYRENNTTRLIPKTRYIEDLDSLPFPARHMFDMNKYFEKASAHSSFVLSPYTQVITSRGCPFKCTFCALGNHWGSKQRMRGAKNVLDEIEFLVNTYHIKELQFEDDNLTADKKRALEIFGGIIERKLDIIWVVPSGMAVASLDEELLVKMKASHCYSVTLAIESGSQWVLSKLIRKPVNLKKVPDLVKTVRRVGLEVKGFFIIGYPDETKETVRETIQYAKKLELDWAIFSLASPIPNTEMYKTCVEKGYFKEKDFDPVRSFYSSFINTPEFTSKELMEIREEAIIDINFRNNPNLIKYDVNKAIENFKQVLRYYPHFDFANFYLGEAYLKKGEKEKALESYEKTLLLNPSYKSAQERINELTRR